The following proteins come from a genomic window of Flavobacterium eburneipallidum:
- a CDS encoding DUF983 domain-containing protein codes for MSHAILHLLSNECPNCNKGKVFRDKSFFFSIGFPKMNEYCSHCNFKFEKEPGYFFGAMFISYALGVGEGIITYLITHQFFDETFDLRMIPIICSVILLFSFFNIRMSRMIWIYMFKNYSL; via the coding sequence ATGAGTCATGCTATTTTACACCTCTTGAGTAATGAATGTCCCAATTGCAACAAAGGAAAAGTCTTTAGAGATAAGAGCTTTTTCTTTAGTATTGGTTTTCCAAAAATGAATGAATATTGCAGTCATTGTAATTTTAAATTCGAAAAAGAGCCAGGTTATTTCTTTGGAGCAATGTTTATAAGTTACGCATTGGGAGTTGGAGAAGGGATTATCACTTATTTGATAACGCATCAATTTTTTGATGAAACTTTCGATTTAAGAATGATACCTATAATTTGTAGTGTGATACTATTATTTAGTTTTTTCAACATTCGAATGTCACGAATGATTTGGATTTATATGTTTAAAAATTATTCATTATAA
- a CDS encoding helix-turn-helix domain-containing protein: MKKLPVYQIKKFNCKSEENDLYVNDFKSHLKNNDFIENSHSHNFYLLVLFTHGTGTHTIDFDQFEIKTGHLYILKPGQIHSWELSENIDGYITFYSQEAYNLYFGNKKIEEYPFYRTLKNSPEIVLNKQQLIEIRKYFELLMEENKKEEFKKQDKLLNLIDIIHVELARIYNSMNDHIVHSYNLKINELENLVNLHFKTEKLASFYADKMNISLKHLNRICKNVLNITLTEFIYSKIILESKRLLSANEKVIGEVANELGFENYSYFTKVFKKHTGLTPQNFKKQLHS; the protein is encoded by the coding sequence ATGAAAAAGCTTCCTGTTTATCAAATAAAGAAATTCAATTGCAAGTCAGAAGAAAATGATTTGTATGTGAATGATTTTAAATCGCATTTGAAAAACAACGATTTTATTGAAAACTCACACAGCCATAATTTCTATCTTCTGGTTTTATTTACTCACGGAACAGGAACACACACGATTGATTTTGATCAATTTGAAATCAAAACAGGACATCTTTACATTCTAAAACCTGGACAAATACACAGCTGGGAACTTTCTGAAAACATTGACGGATATATCACATTCTATTCACAAGAAGCTTATAATCTTTACTTTGGAAACAAAAAAATTGAAGAATATCCTTTTTACAGAACCTTGAAAAACTCGCCAGAAATAGTATTAAACAAACAGCAACTTATCGAAATCAGAAAATATTTCGAACTTTTGATGGAAGAAAACAAAAAAGAGGAATTTAAAAAACAGGACAAATTATTGAATCTGATAGACATCATTCACGTTGAATTAGCTAGAATATACAATTCGATGAATGATCACATTGTTCATTCGTATAATCTTAAAATTAATGAACTGGAAAATTTAGTTAACCTACATTTCAAAACGGAAAAACTAGCTTCTTTTTACGCTGATAAAATGAATATTAGTCTAAAACATTTGAATAGAATTTGCAAAAACGTGTTAAACATTACTTTAACCGAATTCATTTACAGCAAGATTATTTTAGAAAGCAAACGATTATTATCGGCAAATGAAAAAGTCATTGGCGAAGTGGCAAATGAACTTGGTTTTGAAAATTATTCCTATTTTACTAAAGTTTTCAAAAAACACACCGGATTGACACCACAAAATTTCAAAAAGCAATTGCATTCCTAA
- the metK gene encoding methionine adenosyltransferase: protein MAYLFTSESVSEGHPDKVADQISDALIDNFLAFDPESKVACETLVTTGQVILAGEVKSETYLDVQTIARDVIKKIGYTKSEYMFEANSCGVLSAIHEQSADINQGVDRASKEEQGAGDQGMMFGYATNETENYMPLALDIAHALLIELANLRREDAEITYLRPDAKSQVTLEYSDDNKPQRIDAIVISTQHDDFAPEAEMLAKIKNDLISILIPRIKAKYPQYAHLFNDQIQYHINPTGKFVIGGPHGDTGLTGRKIIVDTYGGKGAHGGGAFSGKDPSKVDRSAAYATRHIAKNLVAAGVADEILVQVSYAIGVAKPMGIFVDTYGTSKVNLTNGEIAKKVEEIFDMRPYFIEQRLKLRNPIYSETAAYGHMGRKPETVTKTFKAPGGIEKTVTVELFTWEKLDFVDQVKTAFGL from the coding sequence ATGGCTTATTTATTTACGTCAGAATCAGTGAGTGAAGGACATCCAGACAAAGTTGCGGATCAAATTTCTGATGCTCTAATTGATAATTTTTTGGCTTTTGATCCAGAATCAAAAGTAGCTTGCGAAACTTTAGTTACCACTGGACAAGTTATTTTGGCTGGTGAAGTGAAATCTGAAACCTATTTAGACGTACAAACTATTGCTAGAGATGTCATCAAAAAAATTGGTTATACTAAAAGTGAATATATGTTTGAAGCCAATTCTTGTGGTGTTCTTTCAGCCATTCACGAACAATCTGCCGATATTAATCAAGGTGTTGACAGAGCTAGCAAAGAAGAGCAAGGAGCTGGTGACCAGGGAATGATGTTTGGTTATGCTACTAATGAAACGGAAAACTATATGCCATTGGCTTTGGATATTGCTCACGCATTATTGATTGAATTGGCAAACCTAAGAAGAGAAGATGCTGAAATCACTTATTTACGTCCAGATGCTAAATCACAAGTAACTTTAGAATATTCAGACGATAACAAACCACAACGAATTGATGCGATTGTAATTTCGACTCAACACGATGATTTCGCTCCAGAAGCTGAAATGTTAGCAAAAATCAAAAATGATTTAATTTCTATTTTGATTCCAAGAATTAAAGCCAAATATCCACAATACGCTCATTTGTTTAATGACCAAATTCAATACCACATTAACCCAACTGGAAAATTTGTTATTGGTGGACCTCACGGAGATACTGGATTGACAGGAAGAAAAATCATTGTAGATACTTACGGTGGAAAAGGAGCTCACGGTGGTGGTGCTTTCTCTGGAAAAGATCCAAGTAAAGTAGATAGAAGTGCGGCTTATGCTACACGTCATATCGCTAAAAATCTTGTTGCAGCTGGAGTTGCTGACGAGATTTTGGTTCAGGTTTCTTACGCTATTGGTGTTGCAAAACCAATGGGAATCTTTGTTGACACTTATGGAACTTCAAAAGTGAATTTGACTAACGGTGAAATTGCCAAAAAAGTAGAGGAAATTTTTGATATGCGTCCTTACTTTATCGAACAACGTTTGAAATTAAGAAATCCAATCTATAGCGAAACTGCTGCTTACGGACACATGGGACGTAAACCAGAAACGGTAACCAAAACTTTCAAAGCGCCAGGAGGAATTGAAAAAACAGTAACTGTTGAATTGTTTACTTGGGAAAAATTAGATTTCGTAGATCAAGTGAAAACTGCTTTTGGGTTATAA
- a CDS encoding DUF4153 domain-containing protein, whose product MAKFPSLQSVLNATLKTVLRFPLETITTIFGTICAILLIQKDYGDTSKEFLFKAIMSCSLCLVLFLSISLFFFNYKKNNLLRFLTSSILGSLAIAFVFSFKNDASEIEMQQYLVLNIALHLLVSFAGFLPKKYNQEEFWEFNKQLFLRILTSGLYTIVLYSGLALAILAVKELFKIEFDNNIYGYLFFVIAGIFNTLFFLNGVPDTNNHEIPLKLSYPNGLKNFTQYVLLPLISLYLVILICYETKILITLSLPVGWVSNLVLVFAIFGILSFLLVHPIATETGNLWMRTFNRWFYFSLIPLLGLLFYAILYRVQLYGFTHERYYVLLLAIWLVIVAGYFLIQKQPQIKFIPISMCIAGLLSIVGPQSADSISKNSQLSRFEWYMQKIEKEKLNFEQEKDLSSIVDFIEENYSANILIPYTKDKLTTLLKKDEEPNSSQIMEALGLTYRYKSNRKNNINTSFYYSYYDDENQNIENIHDYDFSCFVSDNNNLDCENCIEIDKIKYSIKSFEKPYGCNLEINQDIIPLRIFDFVNTTKAFDYNNSDKKITQTIELPKYRILITYLNINGAKKENKKTITNYRLKVMIGIKK is encoded by the coding sequence ATGGCTAAATTTCCTTCTTTACAAAGTGTATTAAATGCTACACTAAAAACTGTTTTAAGATTTCCGTTAGAAACAATAACGACCATTTTCGGAACCATTTGCGCTATTCTCCTTATTCAAAAAGACTATGGAGATACTTCAAAAGAATTTTTATTCAAAGCTATAATGAGTTGCTCGCTATGTTTGGTCTTGTTTCTTTCCATTAGTTTATTTTTCTTCAACTACAAAAAAAACAATCTTCTTCGTTTTTTGACTAGCTCAATCCTAGGAAGCCTAGCCATTGCTTTTGTTTTCAGCTTTAAAAATGACGCTTCAGAAATTGAAATGCAACAGTATTTAGTACTAAACATAGCATTGCATTTACTGGTTTCATTTGCTGGTTTTTTACCCAAAAAATATAATCAAGAAGAATTTTGGGAATTTAACAAGCAACTATTTCTGCGTATATTAACTTCAGGTTTATACACCATTGTCCTTTATTCAGGATTAGCTTTAGCAATTTTGGCGGTCAAAGAATTATTTAAGATTGAATTTGACAATAACATTTATGGTTATTTGTTCTTTGTAATTGCTGGAATTTTCAATACTCTTTTCTTTTTGAATGGTGTTCCAGATACTAATAATCATGAAATACCTTTAAAATTAAGCTATCCTAATGGACTTAAAAACTTTACTCAATATGTTTTATTGCCTTTAATTAGCCTTTATTTAGTTATTTTAATTTGTTATGAAACGAAAATTTTAATTACTCTCTCTTTACCTGTTGGTTGGGTTTCTAACCTTGTTTTGGTATTTGCTATTTTCGGAATTTTATCATTCCTATTAGTACATCCAATAGCTACTGAAACAGGAAATCTTTGGATGCGAACTTTCAATCGCTGGTTTTATTTTTCATTAATCCCTTTGTTAGGGTTACTGTTTTATGCTATTCTATATCGTGTTCAGTTGTATGGATTTACACATGAACGTTATTATGTATTATTATTAGCAATTTGGCTAGTAATTGTTGCGGGTTATTTTTTAATTCAAAAGCAACCTCAAATAAAATTCATTCCTATTAGCATGTGCATTGCAGGATTGTTATCTATTGTTGGCCCTCAAAGTGCGGATAGTATTTCTAAAAACAGTCAACTTTCTAGATTTGAATGGTATATGCAAAAAATTGAAAAAGAAAAACTGAACTTTGAACAGGAAAAAGACTTGAGTAGTATTGTAGATTTTATAGAAGAAAATTATTCTGCAAACATTCTAATTCCTTACACAAAAGACAAATTAACTACATTACTCAAAAAAGACGAAGAGCCAAATTCTTCACAGATCATGGAGGCTTTAGGTCTGACTTACCGCTACAAATCTAATAGAAAAAACAATATTAACACTAGTTTTTATTATAGTTATTACGATGATGAAAATCAAAATATTGAAAACATTCACGACTATGATTTTTCTTGTTTTGTTTCAGATAATAATAATTTAGATTGTGAAAATTGTATAGAAATAGACAAAATCAAATATTCAATAAAATCATTTGAAAAACCTTATGGTTGTAATTTAGAAATTAATCAGGATATAATTCCTTTACGAATTTTTGATTTTGTCAATACTACTAAAGCTTTTGATTATAACAATTCTGATAAAAAAATCACTCAAACAATAGAATTACCCAAATACCGAATTCTAATCACTTATTTAAATATAAATGGAGCAAAAAAAGAAAACAAAAAAACAATAACAAATTACAGACTAAAAGTTATGATTGGAATTAAAAAATAA
- a CDS encoding carboxypeptidase regulatory-like domain-containing protein has protein sequence MKHIYTIALLLISSLSFSQTIRMEGLITDSKNTGLEMVNVMAVNKVTKAMDSYAITNEKGKYFLDLKVNSTYTISVSFLGMQSTQVEVVTATTNINKNIALQDGAVELDGVEIVREMPVSIKGDTIVYNADSFKSGTERKLEDVLKKLPGVEVNADGEIEVEGKKVTKLMVEGKDFFDGDTKLGVKNIPADAIDKIQVLRNFNENSILKGVENNQDNVAMNIKLKSGKKNFWFGDLTAGIGVGMLDTRYLINPKLFYYSPKYSINVITNFNNIGELPLTIQDYNKLTGGFRGLTSKGGSSFNVTSNDLGISLMRNNRAKEIETQFGAANFSYNVNKAWTLSGFGIISSSLTDLETISQTNILEPNSSEIQSTENRKEAAHQKSNLGMFKLSSSYKPSSDFQFDYDVLAKISKQEEDAPLVRESIVDNISTTETINTTKEQEPISINQNLSLFYTLNEKNILAVEMQHLYQEEDPFYNANLKSQPFNLVGYTSGQNRNDITQNRFVKTSKIDAKADYYYMLTPTSNINITLGDTYSYQNFNSSMYQILDNQTINELDNSANQNDVTYNFNDAFLGLHYKILTGKFTFTPGVSIHSYNMTNDQLGTGFSQNFSRVLPDLLAIYQIKKAESLTYNFSYTNSFTDINQLAEGLVFSNYNNLRKGSRTLENATARQHSLRYFKYNMYNLENISAFLTYSKRIDAVKTRANYDGVNQSSAPYNSDFADETLSGSGSYGRSFLKNYKASFSANLNWSLFNNIQNNVLIENESFTQSYTLKASTNYKKLPNLEVGYNLTINDYANSVFYTDRPFAKLDYYFLNSFSFVAEYEFYHYYNSSKTVDNQYDFLSASLIYQKKNSKFEYKISGTNLLNTKSINDDSFSQFSTRTSQYTVQPRYLILSLKYNI, from the coding sequence ATGAAACATATTTATACAATTGCCTTATTGCTTATCAGTTCGCTTTCTTTTTCACAAACCATACGAATGGAAGGTCTTATCACCGATTCTAAAAACACAGGACTGGAAATGGTCAATGTGATGGCGGTAAATAAAGTCACGAAAGCCATGGATTCTTATGCGATAACCAACGAAAAAGGGAAATATTTCCTCGATTTGAAAGTCAATTCAACTTACACTATTAGCGTGAGTTTTTTGGGAATGCAAAGCACGCAGGTAGAAGTTGTTACGGCTACTACTAATATCAATAAAAATATTGCCCTGCAAGATGGAGCTGTTGAGTTGGATGGAGTAGAAATTGTTCGTGAAATGCCCGTTTCTATCAAAGGCGATACGATTGTGTACAATGCCGATTCTTTTAAATCGGGTACGGAACGAAAGCTGGAAGATGTCCTGAAAAAATTACCTGGAGTTGAAGTAAATGCCGATGGTGAAATTGAAGTAGAAGGTAAAAAAGTAACCAAATTAATGGTCGAAGGCAAAGATTTTTTTGATGGCGATACCAAATTAGGAGTAAAAAATATTCCTGCAGATGCGATTGATAAAATTCAAGTGTTGCGTAATTTCAACGAAAATTCAATTCTGAAAGGGGTCGAAAACAACCAAGACAATGTAGCGATGAACATCAAATTGAAATCAGGAAAAAAGAATTTCTGGTTTGGCGATCTGACTGCTGGAATTGGAGTAGGGATGTTGGATACGCGTTATTTAATTAACCCAAAATTGTTTTATTACAGCCCTAAATACAGTATCAATGTGATTACCAATTTCAATAATATTGGCGAATTGCCTTTAACTATTCAAGATTATAATAAACTGACGGGAGGTTTTCGAGGATTAACGTCCAAAGGCGGTTCTAGTTTTAACGTTACGTCTAATGATTTAGGGATTTCATTGATGAGAAACAATCGAGCCAAGGAAATTGAAACCCAATTTGGAGCCGCAAATTTCTCTTATAATGTCAATAAAGCGTGGACGTTGAGCGGTTTTGGAATTATTTCTTCCTCACTCACCGATTTAGAAACCATTTCGCAAACCAATATTTTAGAACCCAATTCTTCTGAAATTCAATCTACCGAAAATCGGAAAGAAGCAGCGCATCAAAAAAGTAATTTAGGGATGTTTAAGTTGAGTTCGAGTTACAAACCATCGTCTGATTTTCAGTTCGATTACGATGTTTTAGCCAAGATTTCCAAGCAAGAAGAAGACGCTCCTTTAGTTAGAGAATCTATTGTGGATAATATTTCAACAACTGAAACTATCAATACGACAAAAGAACAAGAACCTATTTCAATCAATCAAAATTTGAGTTTGTTTTATACCTTAAATGAAAAGAATATTCTCGCGGTCGAGATGCAACATTTGTACCAAGAAGAAGATCCTTTTTATAATGCCAATTTAAAGTCGCAACCCTTTAATTTAGTGGGTTATACTTCGGGACAAAATAGAAATGATATTACCCAAAACCGATTTGTTAAGACCAGTAAAATAGATGCCAAAGCCGATTATTATTACATGCTTACGCCCACAAGCAACATCAATATCACATTAGGTGATACCTATTCGTACCAGAATTTTAATTCCAGTATGTATCAAATTTTGGACAATCAAACCATTAATGAATTGGATAATTCAGCCAATCAAAATGACGTAACTTACAATTTTAACGATGCTTTTTTGGGATTGCATTACAAGATTTTAACGGGGAAATTTACGTTCACGCCAGGAGTAAGCATTCATAGTTATAATATGACCAATGACCAATTAGGAACTGGTTTTAGCCAAAATTTTTCACGAGTTTTGCCTGATTTATTAGCGATTTATCAAATCAAAAAAGCAGAATCATTGACTTATAATTTCTCCTATACCAATAGTTTTACCGATATTAATCAATTGGCAGAAGGTTTGGTTTTTTCTAATTATAATAATCTACGAAAAGGAAGCCGAACGCTCGAAAATGCAACGGCTCGTCAGCATTCGTTACGTTATTTTAAATACAATATGTATAATTTAGAAAACATATCGGCATTTTTGACTTATTCTAAACGTATTGATGCCGTAAAAACCAGAGCAAATTATGATGGTGTGAATCAGTCTTCAGCGCCATATAATTCTGATTTTGCTGACGAAACTTTATCAGGAAGCGGTTCGTATGGACGTTCTTTCCTGAAGAATTATAAAGCTTCATTTTCCGCTAATTTGAATTGGTCTTTGTTCAATAACATTCAGAACAATGTCTTGATTGAAAACGAAAGTTTTACCCAAAGTTATACTTTAAAAGCGTCAACGAATTATAAAAAATTACCCAATTTAGAAGTGGGTTACAATCTAACAATTAATGATTATGCCAATAGTGTTTTTTACACCGACAGGCCTTTTGCTAAATTAGATTACTACTTTTTGAACAGCTTTTCGTTTGTTGCCGAATACGAATTTTACCATTATTACAACAGCAGTAAAACAGTCGATAATCAATATGATTTCTTGAGTGCCAGTTTAATTTATCAAAAGAAAAACAGCAAATTCGAATATAAAATTAGTGGAACGAATCTCTTGAATACCAAATCTATAAATGATGACAGTTTCTCGCAATTCTCTACCAGAACTTCGCAATACACCGTTCAACCAAGGTATTTGATTTTGTCTTTGAAGTATAATATTTAA
- a CDS encoding GLPGLI family protein: MSKIIFSIALLIAVHLGLQAQEFQGVAVYESKTSTAEFKERMAGNKDMTPERMKMMEERMKSMFEKRFILNFDKTASIYKEEVKLDAPTQQGGGMRMMGSMMGAGGTYYKNIKEKTYTVDKEFMSKEFLIKDSLPNLKWKLEGESRIIGGYNCFKATAVRPVSAADFRNFAPRKEETPAVKKEATTKTNFTDQISAPKVEIITVWYTPEIPVNQGPEGYWGLPGLILEVNDGKTVILCSKIVLNPKEKAVIKPVAKGKQISQKDYDELVVKKMQEFREMNQRPGGNGGPGGMGRP; this comes from the coding sequence ATGTCTAAAATTATTTTTTCAATAGCATTATTAATTGCAGTCCATTTAGGACTTCAAGCGCAGGAATTTCAAGGAGTGGCGGTTTATGAGTCCAAAACAAGTACAGCTGAATTCAAGGAACGAATGGCAGGAAATAAAGATATGACTCCAGAACGAATGAAGATGATGGAGGAGCGTATGAAATCGATGTTCGAAAAAAGATTCATTCTGAATTTTGATAAAACGGCTTCGATTTATAAGGAGGAAGTAAAACTCGATGCACCAACTCAACAAGGTGGCGGAATGCGAATGATGGGTTCTATGATGGGCGCTGGCGGAACCTATTATAAAAACATCAAAGAGAAAACTTATACGGTTGACAAAGAATTTATGAGCAAAGAATTTTTAATCAAAGATTCATTGCCTAATTTGAAATGGAAATTAGAAGGTGAAAGCCGCATTATTGGTGGTTATAATTGTTTTAAAGCCACCGCTGTTCGCCCTGTAAGTGCTGCCGATTTTAGAAATTTTGCCCCTAGAAAAGAAGAAACACCTGCTGTAAAAAAAGAGGCTACTACCAAAACGAATTTTACGGATCAAATTAGTGCTCCAAAAGTAGAAATAATTACCGTTTGGTACACACCAGAAATTCCAGTAAACCAAGGGCCAGAAGGTTATTGGGGTTTGCCAGGATTAATTTTGGAAGTAAACGATGGAAAAACAGTTATTTTATGTTCTAAAATTGTGTTGAATCCTAAAGAGAAAGCAGTGATAAAACCAGTTGCTAAAGGGAAACAAATTTCACAAAAAGACTATGATGAATTGGTGGTGAAAAAAATGCAGGAATTTCGTGAAATGAATCAAAGACCTGGCGGAAATGGAGGGCCTGGAGGAATGGGAAGACCTTAA
- a CDS encoding deoxynucleoside kinase: protein MHIAVAGNIGAGKTTLTRLLAKHFKWEPHFEDVVDNPYLDDFYHQMERWSFNLQIYFLNSRFRQVIQIRESGKKIIQDRTIYEDAHIFAPNLHAMGLMTNRDFQNYSSLFELMESTVKPPDMLIYLRSSIPNLVGQIHKRGREYENTISIDYLNRLNERYEAWIQTYTKGKLLIIDVDNINFVDNPEDLGMIINKIDAELNGLF, encoded by the coding sequence ATGCACATAGCAGTAGCAGGAAACATAGGCGCAGGAAAAACAACTTTAACCCGATTGTTGGCGAAACATTTTAAGTGGGAACCTCATTTTGAAGACGTGGTTGACAATCCTTATTTGGATGATTTCTATCATCAAATGGAGCGTTGGTCTTTTAATTTGCAGATTTATTTCCTTAACAGTCGTTTTCGCCAAGTGATTCAAATTCGGGAAAGTGGCAAAAAAATTATTCAGGATAGAACTATTTATGAAGATGCTCACATTTTTGCGCCCAATCTTCACGCTATGGGGTTGATGACCAATCGTGATTTTCAGAATTATTCTTCCCTTTTTGAATTGATGGAATCGACGGTAAAACCACCCGATATGCTGATTTATTTAAGGAGTTCTATTCCTAATTTGGTAGGGCAAATTCATAAGCGTGGTCGCGAATATGAGAACACCATTTCCATCGATTACCTCAACCGCCTAAACGAGCGTTACGAAGCTTGGATCCAAACGTACACCAAAGGAAAATTACTAATCATCGATGTGGACAACATTAATTTCGTTGACAATCCCGAAGATTTAGGAATGATTATCAATAAAATTGATGCGGAATTAAATGGGTTGTTTTAG
- a CDS encoding restriction endonuclease subunit S produces the protein MNLSNVLINNLDFRADSEYFRKKYLRFDEFLIERKSDKISSYAKVSDGDHSKFPDNQINEIRYLQAKDIKSHFIEDNNPVFISKEYFEKNKRSHIKEENIILSIMGSVGDIAITPKGFKPTLANRAVAIIKDIKGINPYYLFTYLSTNFGQLQIDRQKNGGVQERINLDVLSKVKIPFVEINFQNRIAEIVKLSHIKRKQSQITYSQAEVILLKEIRLDATTNPVIVQNSDRFENVNVKSFKDSFGTTGRLDAEYYQKKYEVVIDKIKSYKNGFSVLNTFMNNYSTGFPFKSETYCEQGIPLIRINNISKGSLNLLHATNIPFTDIKLSEKDIAIENDILISMSGTIGNSCRVPKGIKAVVNQRIMRFTPKDFDSEVLSLIINSAIGFKQLERIGTGGVQTNISATDIKEIFIPKFDKNIQTKIAQLIEKSFLLKKQSEHLLEVAKRAVEIAIEENEEVANEYINQQL, from the coding sequence ATGAATTTAAGTAATGTTTTAATTAATAATTTGGATTTTAGAGCGGATAGTGAATATTTCAGGAAAAAATATTTGCGTTTTGATGAATTTTTAATAGAAAGAAAATCCGATAAAATTTCAAGCTATGCAAAAGTATCTGATGGAGATCATTCAAAATTTCCAGATAATCAAATTAATGAAATTAGATATTTACAAGCAAAAGATATTAAAAGCCATTTCATAGAAGATAATAATCCAGTTTTTATAAGTAAGGAATATTTTGAAAAAAATAAGCGTTCACACATTAAAGAAGAAAATATTATTTTATCAATCATGGGAAGTGTTGGAGATATTGCAATAACTCCAAAGGGTTTTAAACCAACTTTAGCAAATAGAGCAGTTGCAATTATAAAAGATATTAAGGGTATTAATCCATATTATTTATTTACTTATTTGAGTACAAATTTTGGTCAATTACAAATTGACAGACAAAAAAATGGAGGAGTTCAAGAAAGAATAAATTTAGATGTTTTATCCAAAGTTAAAATTCCATTTGTTGAAATAAATTTTCAAAATAGGATTGCAGAAATTGTTAAATTGTCACATATAAAACGGAAACAATCTCAAATTACCTATTCGCAGGCAGAAGTAATTTTACTCAAAGAAATAAGGCTAGATGCTACAACGAACCCTGTCATAGTTCAAAACTCTGACAGGTTTGAAAACGTAAACGTCAAATCGTTTAAAGATAGTTTTGGAACAACAGGAAGATTAGATGCTGAATATTATCAAAAGAAATATGAAGTTGTTATCGATAAGATTAAATCGTATAAAAATGGATTTTCAGTTTTAAATACTTTTATGAATAATTATTCAACTGGATTTCCTTTTAAAAGCGAAACTTATTGCGAACAAGGAATACCATTAATTAGGATAAATAATATTTCAAAAGGAAGTTTAAATTTGTTACATGCAACCAATATTCCTTTTACAGATATTAAGTTAAGTGAAAAGGATATTGCAATTGAAAACGATATTTTAATTTCAATGTCAGGAACGATTGGTAATTCTTGTAGAGTTCCAAAGGGAATAAAAGCAGTCGTAAATCAGAGAATAATGAGATTTACTCCTAAAGATTTTGATTCGGAGGTTTTGTCTTTAATAATAAATTCTGCGATAGGATTTAAGCAATTAGAAAGGATAGGAACTGGCGGAGTTCAAACTAATATTTCTGCAACTGATATTAAAGAAATTTTTATACCAAAGTTCGATAAAAACATTCAAACCAAGATTGCACAACTAATAGAAAAGAGCTTTTTATTAAAAAAACAAAGCGAACATTTATTAGAAGTTGCCAAGCGAGCTGTAGAAATAGCTATTGAAGAAAATGAAGAAGTTGCCAATGAATATATCAATCAGCAATTATAA